Proteins co-encoded in one Gossypium arboreum isolate Shixiya-1 chromosome 11, ASM2569848v2, whole genome shotgun sequence genomic window:
- the LOC128279292 gene encoding disease resistance protein RPV1-like isoform X2, producing the protein MLSLPSTSSSISRRKYDVFLSFRGEDTRKNFTDHLYDALKRSRIITFRDDPKLEAGEEIAPELFKAIQQSWCSVIVFSESYASSGWCLDELSAIVKQKKDKGYKVFPVFYDVDPSDLRKQKGKVEEAFVEHEKRYDEDKVQRWRNALTQVANIKGWHLNHRHETEFIRDIVRKISAKLCETYPIVHDELVGISSRLEELYAKIDIGEDEVRIIGICEMGGICKTTLARVVSTQMSPHFEGKSFLANVREVSNTRGLVSLQKQLLSQILPEECFNFFNVHEGNAIINHRLSNKKVLVVLDDIDNLQHLKCLVGRRDWFGLGSRIIVTTRDEHLLRSYGVDDVYKPTTLNAYEALRLFNLKAFNGETRLENDFSDLSKCVLKYVGGLPLALEVLGSFLCGRDAAQWRSAIERLERDSNKEILDRLQISFDGLDQTEQNIFLDIACFFNGKEKDFVMKVLDGCEFFPDIGVDILIKKSLLTVNEDNKLWMHDLLQEMGRKIVREKSIAEPGKRCRLWAEKDVYHMLTKNTATEMIEGMIIDNKR; encoded by the exons ATGTTGTCATTGCCTTCAACTTCATCCTCCATTTCTAGAAGGAAATATGATGTTTTCTTAAGTTTTAGAGGTGAAGATACTCGCAAAAACTTCACTGATCATCTTTATGATGCTCTGAAAAGGAGCAGAATAATCACCTTCAGGGATGATCCAAAGCTGGAGGCCGGCGAAGAGATCGCGCCAGAACTGTTTAAAGCCATTCAGCAATCATGGTGCTCCGTAATCGTATTTTCAGAATCTTATGCTTCTTCGGGTTGGTGTTTGGACGAACTTAGTGCGATTGTTAAGCAGAAAAAGGACAAGGGTTATAAAGTGTTTCCAGTTTTCTATGACGTGGATCCATCTGATTTGAGAAAACAGAAAGGAAAAGTTGAAGAAGCCTTTGTGGAACATGAAAAGAGATATGATGAAGATAAGGTCCAAAGGTGGCGAAATGCTTTGACTCAAGTCGCAAACATTAAGGGATGGCATTTAAATCACAG GCATGAAACCGAATTTATCAGAGACATCGTTAGAAAGATATCAGCAAAATTATGTGAAACATATCCAATTGTCCATGATGAGTTGGTTGGAATTAGTTCACGCTTAGAGGAGTTGTATGCAAAAATAGATATTGGTGAAGATGAAGTCCGAATTATTGGAATTTGTGAAATGGGTGGCATCTGTAAAACAACTCTTGCAAGAGTTGTTTCCACTCAAATGTCACCTCATTTCGAAGGTAAAAGCTTTCTTGCTAATGTTAGAGAAGTTTCAAATACACGTGGACTTGTTTCGTTACAGAAACAACTTCTTTCTCAAATCTTGCCTGAGGAATGCTTTAATTTCTTCAATGTTCATGAAGGGAATGCCATAATTAACCACAGGTTATCTAACAAAAAGGTTCTTGTTGTTCTTGATGATATTGATAACCTACAACACTTAAAATGCTTAGTTGGGAGGCGTGACTGGTTCGGTTTAGGGAGCAGAATCATTGTAACAACAAGAGATGAACATTTACTCCGATCTTATGGAGTTGATGACGTGTATAAGCCTACAACATTGAATGCATATGAAGCACTCCGACTTTTCAATTTGAAAGCTTTTAATGGTGAGACAAGGCTAGAAAATGATTTTAGTGATCTTTCTAAATGTGTTTTAAAATATGTTGGAGGCCTTCCCTTAGCTCTTGAAGTTTTGGGTTCCTTTTTGTGTGGCCGAGATGCAGCTCAATGGAGAAGTGCAATAGAAAGACTTGAAAGAGATTCTAATAAAGAAATTCTTGACAGACTTCAAATAAGCTTTGATGGATTGGACCAAACTGAGCAGAATATATTTTTAGATATAGCATGCTTCTTTAACGGGAAGGAGAAAGATTTTGTAATGAAAGTATTAGATGGCTGTGAGTTTTTTCCCGATATTGGAGTTGATATTCTCATTAAAAAATCTCTACTAACAGTTAATGAAGACAACAAATTGTGGATGCATGACTTACTAcaagaaatgggaagaaaaattGTTAGGGAAAAATCTATTGCTGAACCTGGAAAACGTTGTAGATTGTGGGcagaaaaagatgtttatcatatgCTAACAAAAAACACA gCTACAGAGATGATTGAAGGCATGATTATTGACAATAAAAGGTAA
- the LOC108472349 gene encoding uncharacterized protein LOC108472349, with amino-acid sequence MSMKPSIMIQVCKLTVFFLFISFSAKSVSFAEIVFEEPNDDESKAFQSAMTEVNVYSESECEVAYSDYCSSVVPESVTNSKAYTQSFGAFDGYETGYYIGGNGILNPKINTISNSFSFETRYVSKTVADGVWKIEGSLMFYESYDPIPSPFHLKLHGFWSEFSGNLCMVGTGSAYSKQANLLTPAAVFRLRNLRNSSNITTLITGTLESLSSSDGVYYFEPISVVMFPLLNYEYTFDFREFTHQFSGERDGLKYLAFNELPSRRFCSMIMGHVNEFKLKYTRDCSSGKQTCLPFVRLNGYLPHFLSFSSIRCSEVERRIRVLIEFRNTSHVGKYPSFNPNTTLIGEGTWDDRENQLFVLVCRFLDIGESWSNAHVGDCTTRLSFRFPAILSIRETSSAMGQIWTTKTANDSGYFDRTTFRSTGNHMVGVPGLKYEYTEFNRVKNLCLRKEQLLRNKGQSYPSGHSTDMKFDMLVESSENKHGWGSADPLAIGDQLYKPYLFLMDLPGTMLERAVPARLMNVSYEVSITLQTPIDAANGVYVSYIEEKVEITAEGIYDSDTGKLCMVGCRKLGFDNQVFENASVDCEILLNFEFSPLKPNQIGGYITGSIESTRKSSDLLKFDRLEVYSAIYKTDQRKSSIWTMDHKSTTVLLSNTLMCIFVGLRLYYVQNNPNVLPSISLVMLVILTLGHMVPLALDYETLSSNKQHRNMVSPHNGGLIELNEVIVTVVMVVAFLLLLCLLQLTASARSRDSNWKSLRFAEEMTLIVIAFLYAAGAKLTLLVAREKRRPDVALLYSSSVDSWYHSIYNDFKSYAGLILDGFLLPQILLNMFSNSKQKALSCSFYIGTTFVRLLPHAYDLYCNLNSVYYRMLQVSVSPDRCFVSAAWDVTIFWGLLLLAAIIYLQQKFDGHCILPSRPRLWESHSEEFHS; translated from the coding sequence ATGTCTATGAAACCTTCAATAATGATACAGGTTTGTAAGCTCACAGTCTTCTTTTTGTTCATTAGTTTTTCTGCAAAATCTGTGTCATTTGCTGAGATTGTATTTGAAGAACCCAATGATGATGAGAGTAAAGCTTTCCAATCTGCCATGACTGAAGTGAATGTATACAGTGAGAGTGAATGTGAAGTCGCTTACTCTGATTACTGCTCTTCAGTTGTTCCCGAATCAGTCACCAACTCTAAAGCTTACACTCAGAGTTTTGGAGCATTTGATGGATATGAAACTGGTTATTACATTGGTGGAAATGGAATTCTCAACCCAAAGATCAACACAATCTCGAATTCCTTCTCATTTGAAACCAGATATGTGTCTAAAACTGTTGCAGATGGTGTCTGGAAGATTGAGGGAAGCTTGATGTTCTACGAATCATATGATCCGATACCAAGTCCATTTCATTTGAAACTCCATGGGTTCTGGTCTGAATTTTCTGGGAATCTCTGTATGGTTGGAACAGGTTCTGCTTACTCCAAACAGGCTAATCTGCTAACTCCTGCAGCAGTTTTCAGGCTTAGAAATCTCAGGAATTCGAGTAACATCACTACTTTGATTACTGGAACTTTAGAGAGTTTAAGTTCTAGTGATGGGGTTTACTACTTTGAACCCATTTCTGTTGTCATGTTTCCTTTGTTGAATTATGAGTACACTTTTGACTTCAGAGAGTTTACACATCAGTTTTCTGGTGAAAGAGATGGCCTGAAGTATTTGGCATTCAATGAACTTCCAAGTAGAAGATTTTGTTCAATGATAATGGGCCATGTAAATGAATTTAAGCTGAAGTACACAAGGGACTGCAGTTCTGGAAAGCAAACTTGCCTTCCATTTGTTCGGTTGAATGGCTATTTGCctcattttctctcattttcAAGCATTAGGTGTTCAGAGGTTGAAAGGAGAATTCGGGTCTTGATAGAATTTAGAAACACTAGCCATGTCGGAAAATACCCTTCTTTCAATCCCAACACAACATTGATTGGAGAAGGAACATGGGATGATAGGGAAAACCAGCTGTTCGTTCTTGTTTGTCGGTTTTTAGACATTGGAGAATCTTGGTCTAACGCTCATGTTGGTGACTGCACAACAAGGTTGAGCTTTAGATTCCCAGCAATCTTGTCTATCAGAGAGACTAGCAGTGCAATGGGGCAAATATGGACCACAAAAACCGCAAATGATTCTGGTTACTTTGATAGGACTACATTCCGAAGTACCGGGAACCATATGGTGGGAGTTCCTGGTTTGAAGTATGAATACACCGAATTTAACAGAGTAAAAAATCTATGCCTGAGAAAGGAGCAGCTGCTCCGGAACAAGGGACAAAGTTACCCAAGTGGCCATTCCACAGACATGAAATTTGACATGTTGGTTGAAAGTTCAGAGAATAAACATGGATGGGGTTCTGCGGATCCTCTCGCCATCGGCGATCAGTTATACAAGCCTTATTTGTTTCTGATGGATCTTCCTGGCACCATGCTGGAAAGAGCAGTGCCTGCAAGGCTTATGAATGTTAGCTATGAAGTGAGCATCACATTGCAAACTCCTATAGATGCAGCTAATGGAGTTTATGTTTCTTACATTGAAGAGAAAGTGGAGATTACAGCTGAAGGGATTTATGATTCTGATACTGGAAAGTTGTGTATGGTTGGTTGCAGAAAGTTGGGATTTGATAACCAAGTGTTCGAAAATGCTTCTGTGGACTGTGAAATTCTTTTGAACTTCGAGTTTTCTCCATTAAAACCAAATCAAATTGGAGGATATATCACGGGAAGCATCGAAAGCACCCGGAAAAGTTCTGATCTTCTTAAATTTGATCGTCTAGAAGTGTATTCTGCTATCTACAAGACCGATCAACGAAAAAGTTCGATTTGGACAATGGATCATAAGTCTACAACGGTTCTATTATCTAACACACTAATGTGCATCTTTGTAGGATTGCGGCTTTATTATGTGCAGAATAACCCAAACGTACTCCCTTCCATTTCACTTGTTATGCTTGTGATTCTTACCTTGGGCCACATGGTTCCTCTTGCACTAGACTATGAAACCTTGAGCTCAAACAAGCAACACCGGAACATGGTTTCGCCTCACAATGGTGGATTGATTGAATTAAATGAAGTGATTGTGACGGTAGTTATGGTGGTTGCTTTCTTACTACTACTTTGCCTTCTCCAATTAACAGCCTCAGCTAGATCACGTGACAGCAACTGGAAGTCCTTGCGGTTTGCGGAAGAAATGACCCTAATTGTGATTGCATTTCTATATGCTGCTGGGGCCAAACTTACACTGCTTGTTGCCAGGGAGAAGCGTAGACCGGATGTTGCATTGCTTTACTCTTCATCCGTCGACTCCTGGTATCATTCCATCTACAATGACTTCAAATCATATGCAGGTTTAATCTTGGACGGCTTTCTTTTGCCTCAGATACTTCTCAACATGTTCTCAAACTCCAAACAGAAGGCACTCAGTTGTTCATTCTATATCGGGACCACTTTTGTTCGATTGCTGCCACATGCATATGATCTTTATTGCAATCTCAACTCTGTTTATTACAGGATGTTACAAGTTTCCGTGAGTCCTGACCGGTGTTTTGTCTCCGCTGCttgggatgttacaatatttTGGGGGCTCCTCCTGCTTGCTGCAATCATTTACTTGCAGCAAAAGTTTGATGGTCATTGCATTCTTCCATCCAGACCTAGGCTGTGGGAATCACATTCTGAGGAGTTCCATTCGTAA
- the LOC128279292 gene encoding disease resistance protein RUN1-like isoform X1 has protein sequence MLSLPSTSSSISRRKYDVFLSFRGEDTRKNFTDHLYDALKRSRIITFRDDPKLEAGEEIAPELFKAIQQSWCSVIVFSESYASSGWCLDELSAIVKQKKDKGYKVFPVFYDVDPSDLRKQKGKVEEAFVEHEKRYDEDKVQRWRNALTQVANIKGWHLNHRHETEFIRDIVRKISAKLCETYPIVHDELVGISSRLEELYAKIDIGEDEVRIIGICEMGGICKTTLARVVSTQMSPHFEGKSFLANVREVSNTRGLVSLQKQLLSQILPEECFNFFNVHEGNAIINHRLSNKKVLVVLDDIDNLQHLKCLVGRRDWFGLGSRIIVTTRDEHLLRSYGVDDVYKPTTLNAYEALRLFNLKAFNGETRLENDFSDLSKCVLKYVGGLPLALEVLGSFLCGRDAAQWRSAIERLERDSNKEILDRLQISFDGLDQTEQNIFLDIACFFNGKEKDFVMKVLDGCEFFPDIGVDILIKKSLLTVNEDNKLWMHDLLQEMGRKIVREKSIAEPGKRCRLWAEKDVYHMLTKNTVSHSIKLYILVLKGLLYL, from the exons ATGTTGTCATTGCCTTCAACTTCATCCTCCATTTCTAGAAGGAAATATGATGTTTTCTTAAGTTTTAGAGGTGAAGATACTCGCAAAAACTTCACTGATCATCTTTATGATGCTCTGAAAAGGAGCAGAATAATCACCTTCAGGGATGATCCAAAGCTGGAGGCCGGCGAAGAGATCGCGCCAGAACTGTTTAAAGCCATTCAGCAATCATGGTGCTCCGTAATCGTATTTTCAGAATCTTATGCTTCTTCGGGTTGGTGTTTGGACGAACTTAGTGCGATTGTTAAGCAGAAAAAGGACAAGGGTTATAAAGTGTTTCCAGTTTTCTATGACGTGGATCCATCTGATTTGAGAAAACAGAAAGGAAAAGTTGAAGAAGCCTTTGTGGAACATGAAAAGAGATATGATGAAGATAAGGTCCAAAGGTGGCGAAATGCTTTGACTCAAGTCGCAAACATTAAGGGATGGCATTTAAATCACAG GCATGAAACCGAATTTATCAGAGACATCGTTAGAAAGATATCAGCAAAATTATGTGAAACATATCCAATTGTCCATGATGAGTTGGTTGGAATTAGTTCACGCTTAGAGGAGTTGTATGCAAAAATAGATATTGGTGAAGATGAAGTCCGAATTATTGGAATTTGTGAAATGGGTGGCATCTGTAAAACAACTCTTGCAAGAGTTGTTTCCACTCAAATGTCACCTCATTTCGAAGGTAAAAGCTTTCTTGCTAATGTTAGAGAAGTTTCAAATACACGTGGACTTGTTTCGTTACAGAAACAACTTCTTTCTCAAATCTTGCCTGAGGAATGCTTTAATTTCTTCAATGTTCATGAAGGGAATGCCATAATTAACCACAGGTTATCTAACAAAAAGGTTCTTGTTGTTCTTGATGATATTGATAACCTACAACACTTAAAATGCTTAGTTGGGAGGCGTGACTGGTTCGGTTTAGGGAGCAGAATCATTGTAACAACAAGAGATGAACATTTACTCCGATCTTATGGAGTTGATGACGTGTATAAGCCTACAACATTGAATGCATATGAAGCACTCCGACTTTTCAATTTGAAAGCTTTTAATGGTGAGACAAGGCTAGAAAATGATTTTAGTGATCTTTCTAAATGTGTTTTAAAATATGTTGGAGGCCTTCCCTTAGCTCTTGAAGTTTTGGGTTCCTTTTTGTGTGGCCGAGATGCAGCTCAATGGAGAAGTGCAATAGAAAGACTTGAAAGAGATTCTAATAAAGAAATTCTTGACAGACTTCAAATAAGCTTTGATGGATTGGACCAAACTGAGCAGAATATATTTTTAGATATAGCATGCTTCTTTAACGGGAAGGAGAAAGATTTTGTAATGAAAGTATTAGATGGCTGTGAGTTTTTTCCCGATATTGGAGTTGATATTCTCATTAAAAAATCTCTACTAACAGTTAATGAAGACAACAAATTGTGGATGCATGACTTACTAcaagaaatgggaagaaaaattGTTAGGGAAAAATCTATTGCTGAACCTGGAAAACGTTGTAGATTGTGGGcagaaaaagatgtttatcatatgCTAACAAAAAACACAGTAAGTCATTCCATAAAATTATATATTCTAGTATTAAAAGGTCTATTATATTTATAA
- the LOC108472350 gene encoding disease resistance-like protein DSC1: MVSSCPLYKLKVLNLKGSENLIKAPDLTTAPNLEILVLKGCTRLVYIHPSVGNLSSLVLLNLKDCRNLVSVPGSIGGCKSLKTLNLSGCYKVDYLPENLQQLEFLEELDLRKTALRKPPSFISQLKNLIVLSFDGRKAIQRGRINSMTSMLPSLLGLSSLKELNLRDCNLFDIPGDICCLYSLEELDLSGNNFIGIPSSLTRLSKLEFLRLSNCKELKSLPELLTSIKNVWTDGCTSLELVANPSKVYNSIYWSKYNGIHCYRLAENIDALTLLKNHLKVFGNSREVFDIIMPGSETPEWFSQQRNDSSIKIDLPLEVWNDSQWMGVVLCCIFVSDDASRAEELMCAAFINNRYSRQANCTQSNFQGRNPREARWGICIFPPEEQPVMKDHIFIRYFSRDELYQISLKHKCGGCETDNLWATDCLDQELELSFEVGICIASVKVKKCGARLVYERDLEDMEQIQELHSSQCCANFEDIQQYSDDVGSIGNGSLIKRKRNIYEDMDEGLQPKRIHKIFTFLLILILIFLIFFIFIVFELFVNMIY; the protein is encoded by the exons ATGGTTTCTAGCTGT CCCCTGTATAAGTTGAAAGTGCTCAACCTCAAAGGGTCCGAAAACCTGATCAAGGCACCGGACTTAACAACTGCCCCaaatcttgaaattttggttTTGAAAGGTTGTACTAGATTAGTATATATTCATCCATCTGTTGGAAATCTGAGCAgtcttgttttgttaaatttgaaaGATTGCAGGAACCTTGTGAGTGTCCCAGGGAGCATAGGTGGGTGTAAAAGTTTAAAAACTCTTAATCTTTCTGGTTGTTATAAAGTTGATTATTTGCCAGAGAATTTGCAGCAACTAGAGTTTTTGGAAGAGCTTGACTTAAGAAAAACAGCCTTACGAAAACCGCCATCCTTCATTTCTCAATTAAAAAATCTTATAGTTTTGTCATTCGATGGGCGCAAGGCAATTCAAAGAGGAAGGATAAATTCCATGACTTCGATGTTACCTTCATTGTTAGGTTTGAGTTCATTAAAAGAGCTGAATCTAAGGGACTGCAATCTTTTCGATATTCCTGGTGATATTTGTTGTCTATATTCATTAGAAGAACTTGATCTCAGTGGTAACAACTTCATCGGCATACCTTCTTCTCTTACTCGTCTTTCCAAGCTTGAATTTCTTCGATTGTCGAATTGCAAGGAGCTTAAATCGTTGCCTGAACTTCTAACAAGTATAAAAAATGTGTGGACAGATGGTTGTACTTCACTTGAATTAGTTGCAAATCCATCAAAAGTATACAATTCGATCTATTGGTCTAAGTATAATGGTATTCACTGCTACAGATTGGCTGAGAACATCGATGCCTTAACATTGCTGAAAAACCATCTAAAG GTATTTGGAAATTCAAGAGAAGTATTTGATATTATTATGCCTGGAAGTGAAACTCCGGAATGGTTTAGTCAACAGAGAAATGACTCTTCGATTAAGATAGATTTGCCTCTGGAAGTTTGGAATGATAGTCAATGGATGGGAGTTGTATTGTGCTGCATTTTTGTCAGTGATGATGCTTCAAGGGCTGAGGAACTCATGTGTGCAGCTTTTATTAATAATAGATATTCTAGACAAGCCAATTGCACTCAATCTAATTTCCAGGGTAGAAATCCTCGAGAGGCCAGGTGGGGTATCTGTATTTTCCCGCCTGAAGAACAGCCCGTGATGAAGGACCACATTTTCATTCGTTATTTCTCACGTGACGAGTTGTATCAGATTTCCTTGAAACACAAATGTGGTGGATGTGAAACCGATAATTTATGGGCAACAGATTGCTTAGATCAGGAACTTGAGTTGTCTTTCGAAGTAGGGATTTGCATAGCCAGTGTTAAGGTGAAGAAGTGTGGTGCTAGATTAGTCTATGAGAGAGATTTGGAAGATATGGAACAAATACAAGAGCTGCATAGTAGTCAGTGTTGTGCGAATTTTGAAGATATCCAGCAATACTCTGATGATGTGGGATCAATAGGCAATGGTTCCCTTATAAAGCGAAAACGTAATATCTACGAGGATATGGATGAAGGGCTGCAACCAAAACGAATTCACAAAATTTttacatttcttttaattttaattttgatttttttaattttttttatttttatagtttttgaattatttgttaaCATGATATATTAA